One Mercurialis annua linkage group LG3, ddMerAnnu1.2, whole genome shotgun sequence DNA window includes the following coding sequences:
- the LOC126672028 gene encoding putative F-box/LRR-repeat protein At5g02930 isoform X2, producing the protein MALKGKRNRRIETGDMKEDRISELPDCLLHHIFSFADTTDAVKTCTLSKRWRYLWTSLPFLKLSYKSFSKINVNFINQVLMRRNSVPITSFYFSSPFQVKASAVEPWICYAINHQVQHLTIELNCPASPVEFPNCFYSCTSLTTLKLDAYDFGLMLPKTLGLSSLKNLHLVSFRIEDFDGSIFSSCPNLKTLKLEDVWFEGMEGFCVCALNLKSFEFVQPEEPDIYGPCEFVIVAPKLRKFKFYGYPPFVCSSENLSSLDQLEIDLPSSVELDCTYYTDELKQELALEVLQMLDAFHMAKSITLSMNVLQVLSYISSSLNQHPSEFLNLEYLKFESRESSGKVKIPGFILNYFLKSSPLLEICW; encoded by the exons ATGGCGCTCAAGGGAAAGAGGAACAGAAGAATAGAAACCGGCGACATGAAAGAAGACCGAATCAGTGAGTTACCGGATTGCCTTCTCCACCACATCTTCTCATTCGCGGACACAACTGACGCTGTTAAAACTTGTACTTTATCCAAACGATGGAGGTACTTATGGACTTCACTTCCCTTTCTTAAACTCAGTTACAAAAGCTTCTCTAAAATTAACGTTAATTTTATCAATCAAGTTCTTATGCGTCGAAATTCCGTACCCATCACTAGTTTTTACTTTAGCTCACCTTTTCAAGTTAAAGCTAGTGCGGTCGAGCCTTGGATATGTTATGCGATTAATCATCAGGTTCAACACCTTACAATTGAACTCAATTGTCCTGCATCTCCCGTTGAGTTTCCCAACTGTTTTTATAGCTGTACTTCATTAACAACTCTCAAACTGGATGCCTATGATTTTGGCTTAATGTTGCCTAAAACTTTGGGGTTGTCCTCTTTGAAAAATTTGCACCTTGTTAGTTTTAGAATTGAGGATTTTGATGGGAGTATCTTCTCGAGTTGTCCGAATCTCAAGACTCTAAAACTTGAAGACGTATGGTTCGAAGGTATGGAAGGTTTCTGTGTTTGTGCtctaaatttgaaaagttttgaGTTTGTACAACCTGAGGAACCAGATATTTATGGTCCTTGTGAATTTGTTATTGTGGCTCCAAAGCTTAGGAAATTCAAGTTTTATGGTTATCCTCCTTTTGTCTGCTCTAGCGAAAATCTTTCCTCTCTTGACCAACTCGAAATTGATCTGCCGAGCAGCGTAGAACTGGATTGTACCTATTATACGGATGAGCTAAAGCAGGAGCTTGCTCTCGAAGTGCTCCAAATGCTTGATGCATTTCATATGGCGAAATCCATCACATTGTCTATGAATGTCCTTCAG GTTCTATCCTACATTTCGTCTTCACTGAATCAGCACCCTTCAGAGTTTTTAAATCTCGAGTATCTGAAGTTTGAGAGCAGAGAGTCATCTGGGAAAGTCAAGATACCCGGCTTTATCTTAAATTACTTTCTTAAGAGCTCTCCATTGCTGGAAATATGCTGGTAA
- the LOC126672103 gene encoding uncharacterized protein LOC126672103, which produces MASKISYISCALLVALFVANYSGCQAAKEVGIYELKEGDFSIKFTNFGASMISLIYPDKHGKLADIVLGFDSVDTYQNDTTYFGNIVGRVANRIGKAQFTLDGKLYKLVPNDHKVNILHGGPKGFSEVVWTVYSYKKDSHVTFTYDSFDGEQGFPGDLSVSVTYFIIGTNKLSVKMIAKPKNKPTPVNLALHTYWNLAGHDSGTIFNHTIQIFGSKITPVDENLIPTGEIKDIKGTPYDFLNPRTIGSRFKELPDGYDINYVVEDLNPGRLKKAAVVEESVSGRKLELWTNKPGVQFYTSNMMDNVEGGKHGAVYQRYGGLALETQGFPDSVNHPNFPSQIVRPGEIYEHIMVYRFTS; this is translated from the exons ATGGCCAGTAAGATCTCTTATATTAGTTGTGCTCTTTTAGTGGCTCTGTTTGTTGCTAATTACAGTGGCTGTCAAGCAGCAAAAGAGGTTGGAATTTATGAATTGAAGGAGGGTGATTTCTCGATCAAATTCACTAACTTTGGTGCTTCTATGATTTCTCTTATTTATCCCGACAAACATG gGAAGTTAGCTGATATTGTTCTTGGGTTTGACTCGGTTGATACTTATCAG AACGATACAACCTACTTTGGGAATATTGTTGGACGTGTTGCCAACAGAATTGGGAAAGCTCAATTCACTTTAGATGGAAAACTTTACAAATTGGTCCCTAATGATCATAAAGTCAACATtttacatg GTGGTCCTAAGGGCTTTAGTGAAGTTGTATGGACTGTCTACAGTTACAAAAAAGATAGCCATGTCACTTTCACTTATGACAGTTTTGATGGCGAGCAAG GTTTTCCTGGTGATCTTTCAGTATCAGTTACATACTTCATAATTGGCACTAACAAATTAAGTGTGAAAATGATAGCCAAACCCAAAAACAAACCTACCCCAGTAAACTTAGCACTCCACACTTACTGGAACCTTGCTGGGCACGATAGTGGCACCATCTTCAACCACACAATCCAAATCTTTGGTTCAAAAATCACACCAGTCGATGAAAACCTCATCCCAACCGGCGAAATTAAAGATATCAAAGGCACGCCCTACGATTTCCTGAATCCACGCACGATAGGAAGCAGGTTCAAAGAGTTACCTGATGGATATGACATCAACTATGTTGTAGAGGATTTAAACCCGGGGCGCTTGAAGAAAGCTGCCGTTGTCGAAGAAAGTGTATCCGGAAGGAAACTGGAGCTGTGGACTAATAAACCTGGAGTGCAGTTTTATACAAGTAATATGATGGATAATGTTGAAGGTGGTAAACATGGTGCTGTTTATCAGAGATATGGTGGTCTTGCTTTGGAAACTCAAGGTTTTCCTGATTCTGTTAATCATCCTAATTTTCCTTCTCAGATTGTTAGGCCAGGGGAGATTTATGAGCATATTATGGTTTATAGGTTCACTTCTTAA
- the LOC126674987 gene encoding vacuolar protein sorting-associated protein 29 yields MVLVLALGDLHIPHRASDLPAKFKSMLVPGKIQHIICTGNLSIKEVHDYLKTLCPDLHIVRGEYDEDTRYPETKTLTIGQFKLGLCHGHQVIPWGDLDSLAMLQRQLDVDILVTGHSHQFTAYKHEGGVVINPGSATGAYSSITYDVNPSFVLMDIDGLRVVVYVYELIDGEVKVDKIDFKKTSTATHSSTH; encoded by the exons ATGGTGTTAGTGTTAGCTCTAGGGGATTTACACATCCCCCACAGAGCATCTGATCTGCCTGCAAAGTTTAAGTCAATGCTCGTTCCCGGCAAGATCCAACACATCATTTGTACCGGCAATCTTTCCATCAAA GAAGTTCATGACTACTTGAAGACCCTTTGTCCTGATTTGCATATTGTTCGAGGTGAATATGATGAGGATACACGATATCCAGAAACTAAAACACTTACTATTGGTCAATTCAAGTTGGGACTATGCCATGGCCATCAG GTCATTCCATGGGGAGACTTGGACTCGCTAGCAATGCTCCAGAGGCAATTGGATGTAGACATCCTTGTGACAGGTCATAGTCATCAGTTCACAGCTTACAAACATGAGGGAGGAGTTGTTATAAACCCAGGATCCGCAACTGGTGCCTACAGTAGCATCACCTATGATGTGAATCCTAGCTTTGTCCTTATGGATATCGATGGCTTACGTGTTGTGGTGTATGTGTATGAGCTCATTGATGGAGAGGTTAAAGTCGACAAGATCGATTTTAAGAAGACAAGTACCGCAACTCATTCTTCTACTCACTAA
- the LOC126674451 gene encoding uncharacterized protein LOC126674451 has product MAMNLLYNQIIMNYECEAWLVEDADRDVDPSFLPDEPQVFIQIHSQTTPNDDDSIWKIFILTRDYVLNNSSSWSTIVYFFNEMKIPFYFHASLLQKINESAKECQDLNHKLTQINVGLCTLYDEDYDAFSESFNSQRLMFVGASKSAIEALEKVKIEKKLTKLCVICFEDFPIGSEATCMPCKHIYHQNCISNWLENSNCCPLCRSQVPPI; this is encoded by the coding sequence ATGGCGATGAATCTTCTTTACAACCAGATAATCATGAATTACGAATGCGAGGCATGGCTCGTCGAAGATGCTGACCGAGACGTAGACCCATCTTTTTTACCAGATGAACCGCAAGTCTTCATCCAAATACATTCCCAAACCACACCAAACGATGATGATTCAATCTggaaaatttttattttgacaagAGATTATGTTTTGAATAACTCAAGTTCTTGGTCTACGAtcgtatatttttttaatgagatGAAAATACCCTTCTATTTTCATGCCTCgttattgcaaaaaattaacGAGAGTGCCAAAGAATGTCAAGACTTGAACCACAAGTTAACTCAAATAAATGTGGGGCTTTGTACTTTATATGATGAAGATTATGATGCTTTTTCGGAGTCTTTTAATTCGCAGAGATTGATGTTTGTTGGTGCAAGCAAGTCCGCGATTGAAGCATTGGAGAAGGTTAAGATTGAAAAGAAATTGACGAAATTATGTGTGATTTGCTTCGAGGATTTTCCGATTGGAAGTGAAGCTACGTGCATGCCTTGTAAGCATATTTATCATCAGAATTGCATATCAAATTGGTTAGAGAATAGTAATTGTTGCCCACTTTGTAGATCTCAAGTTCCTCCTATTTGA
- the LOC126672028 gene encoding putative F-box/LRR-repeat protein At5g02930 isoform X1 translates to MALKGKRNRRIETGDMKEDRISELPDCLLHHIFSFADTTDAVKTCTLSKRWRYLWTSLPFLKLSYKSFSKINVNFINQVLMRRNSVPITSFYFSSPFQVKASAVEPWICYAINHQVQHLTIELNCPASPVEFPNCFYSCTSLTTLKLDAYDFGLMLPKTLGLSSLKNLHLVSFRIEDFDGSIFSSCPNLKTLKLEDVWFEGMEGFCVCALNLKSFEFVQPEEPDIYGPCEFVIVAPKLRKFKFYGYPPFVCSSENLSSLDQLEIDLPSSVELDCTYYTDELKQELALEVLQMLDAFHMAKSITLSMNVLQVLSYISSSLNQHPSEFLNLEYLKFESRESSGKVKIPGFILNYFLKSSPLLEICCTFILSPPSRRMLAARHACISTLLPQELFFFLECTSD, encoded by the exons ATGGCGCTCAAGGGAAAGAGGAACAGAAGAATAGAAACCGGCGACATGAAAGAAGACCGAATCAGTGAGTTACCGGATTGCCTTCTCCACCACATCTTCTCATTCGCGGACACAACTGACGCTGTTAAAACTTGTACTTTATCCAAACGATGGAGGTACTTATGGACTTCACTTCCCTTTCTTAAACTCAGTTACAAAAGCTTCTCTAAAATTAACGTTAATTTTATCAATCAAGTTCTTATGCGTCGAAATTCCGTACCCATCACTAGTTTTTACTTTAGCTCACCTTTTCAAGTTAAAGCTAGTGCGGTCGAGCCTTGGATATGTTATGCGATTAATCATCAGGTTCAACACCTTACAATTGAACTCAATTGTCCTGCATCTCCCGTTGAGTTTCCCAACTGTTTTTATAGCTGTACTTCATTAACAACTCTCAAACTGGATGCCTATGATTTTGGCTTAATGTTGCCTAAAACTTTGGGGTTGTCCTCTTTGAAAAATTTGCACCTTGTTAGTTTTAGAATTGAGGATTTTGATGGGAGTATCTTCTCGAGTTGTCCGAATCTCAAGACTCTAAAACTTGAAGACGTATGGTTCGAAGGTATGGAAGGTTTCTGTGTTTGTGCtctaaatttgaaaagttttgaGTTTGTACAACCTGAGGAACCAGATATTTATGGTCCTTGTGAATTTGTTATTGTGGCTCCAAAGCTTAGGAAATTCAAGTTTTATGGTTATCCTCCTTTTGTCTGCTCTAGCGAAAATCTTTCCTCTCTTGACCAACTCGAAATTGATCTGCCGAGCAGCGTAGAACTGGATTGTACCTATTATACGGATGAGCTAAAGCAGGAGCTTGCTCTCGAAGTGCTCCAAATGCTTGATGCATTTCATATGGCGAAATCCATCACATTGTCTATGAATGTCCTTCAG GTTCTATCCTACATTTCGTCTTCACTGAATCAGCACCCTTCAGAGTTTTTAAATCTCGAGTATCTGAAGTTTGAGAGCAGAGAGTCATCTGGGAAAGTCAAGATACCCGGCTTTATCTTAAATTACTTTCTTAAGAGCTCTCCATTGCTGGAAATATGCTG TACGTTCATATTATCCCCCCCAAGTCGGAGAATGTTAGCAGCAAGACATGCCTGTATCTCGACTTTACTTCCGCAAGagcttttcttctttttggaaTGCACAAGTGACTAG
- the LOC126672027 gene encoding probable serine/threonine-protein kinase PBL3 codes for MGNCCSAANNGRNKMEGALAYQCPSTSGVYDKNMHYTSLSTPKILKFEKKVVSIPSSPQIEEDIVISSPHLKAFRLNDLKNATRNFREDNLIGEGGFGNVYKGWIDEQILGSAMSGHGMFVAVKKLRTDGLQGHKEWLSEVNYLGKLHHPNLVKLVGYCLDGENRLLVYEYMWKGSLENHLFKREAQPLSWDLRIKVATDAARGVSFLHDSEEQIIYRDLKTSNILLDSEFSAKLSDFGLAKAGPSGDCTHVSTQVLGTQGYAAPEYIATGWLTTRCDVYSFGVVLLELLTGRRALDKTKVGVEQYLVDWVKPFLSDRRKLFRIMDTKLQGQYSQRGAFMVGLLASQCLGEAKLRPSMSEVLTILEDLPCLKYGATPSPSDQHVTISSPVPGSWSPSPLNESLSPYRTARGSPRPLKSHSYSPANVNLVGSPSPLQMNYPVKLSPMASPSLSRMILG; via the exons ATGGGAAATTGTTGTTCTGCTGCTAATAATGGTAGGAACAAAATGGAGGGCGCCCTGGCCTATCAATGCCCCAGTACTTCTG GTGTTTATGACAAAAACATGCATTATACTTCTCTTTCGACTCCGAAAATTCTGAAATTTGAAAAGAAAGTTGTTAGTATCCCCTCATCTCCCCAAATTGAAGAGGACATTGTAATATCTTCTCCACATTTGAAAGCCTTCAGGCTGAATGACCTGAAGAATGCTACCAGAAATTTCCGCGAAGATAATCTTATTGGAGAAGGCGGTTTTGGTAATGTTTACAAGGGATGGATTGATGAGCAAATACTTGGTTCTGCAATGTCTGGACATGGAATGTTTGTTGCTGTCAAGAAACTTAGAACAGATGGTCTTCAGGGTCATAAGGAGTGGCTG TCTGAGGTCAATTATCTTGGAAAGCTTCATCATCCCAATCTGGTGAAACTTGTTGGATACTGTCTGGATGGCGAAAACCGGCTTTTGGTGTATGAGTATATGTGGAAAGGCAGCCTGGAGAATCATCTCTTTAAAA GAGAGGCTCAGCCACTGTCCTGGGATTTGAGGATCAAAGTTGCAACAGATGCAGCTCGAGGAGTTTCATTCCTGCATGATTCCGAGGAACAAATTATTTATCGTGATTTGAAGACATCCAATATCCTTTTAGATTCA GAATTCAGTGCCAAACTTTCCGACTTTGGCTTGGCAAAAGCAGGCCCCTCTGGCGATTGCACTCATGTCTCCACTCAAGTTCTGGGTACTCAAGGGTATGCCGCTCCTGAATACATCGCTACAG GTTGGCTAACCACAAGGTGCGACGTATATAGCTTTGGGGTAGTGTTGCTAGAGTTGCTAACAGGACGCCGCGCACTAGACAAAACAAAAGTTGGAGTAGAGCAGTATCTAGTGGATTGGGTGAAGCCCTTTCTCAGCGATAGGCGTAAGCTTTTTCGAATTATGGATACTAAATTGCAGGGACAGTACTCTCAGAGAGGAGCATTCATGGTAGGACTTCTCGCTTCACAGTGCTTAGGTGAAGCTAAACTCAGGCCATCAATGTCTGAGGTTTTAACTATATTAGAAGATCTTCCTTGTTTGAAATATGGAGCAACCCCCTCTCCTTCAGACCAACATGTTACTATTTCTAGTCCTGTGCCTGGATCATGGTCTCCTTCACCCCTCAATGAATCTCTGTCTCCGTATCGGACTGCTAGAGGGTCTCCACGACCACTAAAATCTCATTCGTATTCGCCTGCAAATGTGAACCTCGTTGGATCTCCATCGCCACTGCAAATGAATTATCCGGTAAAATTGAGCCCCATGGCATCTCCATCGCTGTCACGTATGATATTAGGATGA